The Hyphomicrobium sp. MC1 genome window below encodes:
- a CDS encoding glycosyltransferase family 2 protein translates to MTETQTERPPRAANLPARLQLSVVVPTYCEAGNIASMISALDAALAGINWEVIFVDDDSPDGTMSTIRSIGAHDGRVRALRRVGRRGLAGAVIEGMLASGADIVAVVDADLQHDEKLLPDMLRDIETGKSDIVIGTRYDQTGDASEGFSATRRVSSMLATTLTNMLLKTNVSDPMSGFFMLKRSIIDTIAPKLSPGGFKLLLDILASAPSGVRVSEKPYVFRPRKVGQSKLDGLVIADFLGLLLTKTTGNLVPPRFFLFALVGATGLIIHLAALRSAIVLARASFNEAQIFAAFVAMTFNFFLNNALTFRDRRLSGVDIISGLLTFYVVCSVGTLANIGVADLVYNHDPNWWRAGIAGALMAAVFNYAASSALTWRR, encoded by the coding sequence ATGACTGAAACGCAGACAGAACGCCCGCCTCGCGCAGCGAATTTACCCGCGCGCCTACAGCTGTCGGTCGTTGTGCCGACATACTGCGAAGCCGGCAATATCGCGTCGATGATTTCGGCGCTCGATGCCGCGCTTGCCGGCATCAACTGGGAAGTCATCTTCGTCGACGATGACAGTCCCGACGGCACGATGAGCACCATCCGCTCAATCGGCGCCCACGATGGCCGCGTCCGTGCCCTGCGTCGCGTCGGCCGCCGAGGACTGGCGGGTGCGGTGATCGAAGGCATGCTGGCGTCCGGCGCCGACATCGTCGCCGTGGTCGATGCCGACCTTCAGCATGACGAAAAGCTCCTGCCCGACATGCTGCGCGATATCGAGACGGGCAAATCCGACATCGTCATCGGCACACGCTACGATCAGACCGGCGATGCCAGCGAAGGCTTCTCGGCGACGCGTCGCGTATCGAGCATGCTCGCGACCACGCTGACAAACATGCTGCTCAAGACCAACGTCAGCGATCCGATGAGCGGCTTCTTCATGTTGAAGCGCAGCATTATCGATACCATCGCTCCAAAACTCTCTCCCGGCGGCTTCAAGCTGCTGCTCGATATTCTGGCGTCCGCTCCCTCAGGCGTTCGCGTCTCCGAAAAGCCCTACGTGTTCCGTCCGCGCAAGGTCGGCCAGTCGAAGCTCGACGGTCTGGTCATCGCCGACTTCCTCGGCCTCCTGCTTACAAAAACGACCGGCAACCTCGTTCCCCCGCGCTTCTTCCTGTTCGCGCTGGTCGGCGCAACGGGCCTCATCATTCACCTCGCGGCGCTGCGCAGCGCTATCGTCTTGGCCCGTGCCTCATTCAATGAGGCGCAGATCTTCGCCGCGTTCGTTGCCATGACCTTCAACTTCTTCTTGAACAATGCCCTGACGTTCCGTGATCGCCGCCTTTCAGGTGTCGACATAATAAGCGGCCTGCTGACGTTCTATGTCGTTTGCAGCGTCGGCACGCTGGCGAACATCGGCGTCGCCGATCTCGTCTACAATCACGATCCGAACTGGTGGCGCGCAGGCATCGCTGGTGCACTGATGGCCGCCGTCTTCAATTACGCAGCAAGCTCAGCGTTGACGTGGCGGCGCTGA
- a CDS encoding phosphatase PAP2 family protein has translation MRIMTAQSGLGRQERDAHGNIVSILLWGALIVAIVAGLLFCLYPQLDLATSGYFYLGNGVFSGKGGGVFAGGAPRTLADYVRLTLYFSFIAVCVVNVIGLIASSVLKSDVFGLGFVRWLFLAACLALGPGLVGNVMLKDGWGRARPVQIKEFGGSKKYSLPIVRSDQCRRNCSFVAGEASMMYATFFASAFIFPAIGGALVAAGVAFGLLAGFIRISQGAHFLSDVIFAGVTMALTVVAIYLVFRTIARKRDARRGEKIQDPLTGQRLW, from the coding sequence ATGAGGATCATGACGGCACAATCCGGATTGGGACGACAGGAGCGAGACGCCCACGGCAATATCGTCTCCATCCTGCTCTGGGGTGCGCTGATCGTCGCCATTGTAGCGGGTCTGCTGTTTTGCCTGTACCCGCAGCTCGATCTCGCAACATCCGGATATTTCTACCTCGGCAACGGCGTCTTTTCCGGCAAAGGCGGCGGTGTCTTCGCCGGTGGCGCACCCAGGACGTTGGCCGACTACGTCCGCCTCACCCTCTATTTTTCCTTTATCGCCGTCTGCGTCGTGAACGTGATCGGCTTGATCGCCTCCTCCGTTCTGAAGTCTGACGTGTTTGGCCTCGGCTTCGTGCGATGGCTTTTCCTCGCCGCCTGCCTCGCGCTCGGACCGGGCCTCGTCGGCAATGTAATGCTGAAGGATGGCTGGGGCCGCGCTCGCCCCGTTCAAATCAAAGAGTTCGGCGGCTCGAAAAAGTATTCCCTGCCCATCGTTCGGTCGGATCAATGCCGCCGCAATTGCTCGTTCGTCGCGGGTGAAGCATCGATGATGTACGCAACATTCTTCGCTTCCGCCTTTATTTTTCCTGCTATCGGTGGCGCCCTCGTCGCAGCCGGCGTCGCCTTCGGACTGCTCGCGGGCTTCATTCGCATATCGCAAGGCGCACATTTTCTGTCCGACGTGATCTTCGCCGGCGTAACGATGGCGCTGACGGTAGTAGCCATTTATCTTGTCTTTCGGACGATCGCACGAAAGCGCGACGCCCGGCGTGGCGAGAAAATACAAGATCCTTTGACGGGACAGCGCCTGTGGTAA
- a CDS encoding phosphatase PAP2 family protein: protein MWAPNFAFDWHERGDDSDEAVARPPVTATAMLRGALTVGALAMILFVFAPDIDLVVARLFYVGDRHFIGNELDVFLLLRLAFQIFFYLVCTLTVVGLVMAARHARPWLDLSMRNWLFVALCLVTGPLVVTNLGFKDHWGRARPRQIVEFAGSKAFTPPFQPSGQCDYNCSFVSGEASSIYIVMFAAALLFKSRSRKFATLGIVFGSLSGLTRMAQGGHFLSDVVFAGVLMAITAACVQIVFEALDAERLRPIEQGTA from the coding sequence ATGTGGGCGCCGAACTTTGCGTTCGATTGGCATGAGCGTGGCGATGACAGTGACGAAGCCGTTGCCCGGCCGCCCGTAACGGCAACGGCTATGCTCCGCGGCGCGCTGACGGTCGGCGCACTCGCGATGATACTGTTCGTATTCGCACCCGACATCGATCTCGTCGTCGCTCGCTTATTCTACGTCGGCGATCGCCACTTCATCGGCAATGAGCTCGACGTGTTTCTGCTGCTCCGCTTGGCATTCCAGATCTTCTTCTATCTGGTTTGCACACTGACGGTCGTCGGCCTGGTGATGGCCGCTCGCCACGCCAGACCGTGGCTCGACCTTTCAATGCGGAACTGGCTGTTCGTCGCGCTCTGTCTGGTCACCGGACCGCTTGTCGTCACCAATCTGGGCTTCAAGGATCATTGGGGCCGCGCCCGCCCGCGCCAGATCGTTGAATTTGCCGGCTCGAAGGCCTTCACGCCGCCGTTCCAGCCCTCTGGTCAATGTGACTATAACTGCTCGTTCGTCTCGGGAGAGGCTTCCTCGATCTACATCGTCATGTTCGCTGCCGCCCTTCTGTTCAAATCGCGTTCGCGAAAATTTGCCACGCTGGGCATCGTCTTCGGCAGTCTCTCCGGCCTGACGCGAATGGCACAAGGCGGCCATTTCCTGTCCGACGTCGTCTTCGCCGGAGTTCTAATGGCGATCACAGCCGCCTGTGTTCAAATCGTTTTTGAGGCGCTCGACGCCGAACGCCTACGACCGATCGAGCAAGGCACGGCCTAG